One Scylla paramamosain isolate STU-SP2022 chromosome 5, ASM3559412v1, whole genome shotgun sequence genomic region harbors:
- the LOC135100293 gene encoding uncharacterized protein LOC135100293, with translation MSEQPASLRPHPNEDAAVGSKTRRRPRGKRAGRGPSQDTADTPAHQEPCNSLSSEGTATPSSQGSCNSLPESLSPEVTATSSPEEPYDPLRDVEPPETIPRYASEMWRSQMPEKVARDPCVSGWFDAKVNGMLDTTPITPWSLFHRGALINIVDEKETYADAALVLEHILRQEVREGTLRLVEYYNSDVDKAGRDTEKIAREFVKIDVSSATAAPDNPRPQESGAARRYRHAPRLFGCSICYAHLPSRRSLEKHFLTHDDKDDIKLAVCAACGFPAAHTTMLEWHVFVFHQDVGRMLVSRRWQRLRHKDHSGCSFCCNPDSGVPDAACLPSFL, from the exons ATGTCAGAACAACCTGCCTCCTTGCGCCCTCACCCGAACGAAGACGCAGCTGTTGGAAGCAAGACACGGAGGAGGCCCCGAGGCAAGCGAGCTGGACGAGGCCCGTCCCAGGACACAGCTGACACACCCGCACACCAGGAGCCGTGCAACTCGCTGTCCTCGGAGGGCACCGCCACACCCTCTTCCCAAGGGTCATGCAACTCGCTGCCAGAGTCGCTGTCTCCAGAGGTCACTGCCACATCCAGCCCCGAGGAGCCGTATGACCCGCTGCGAGATGTGGAGCCTCCAGAGACCATCCCTAGATATGCCTCGGAAATGTGGCGAAGTCAGATGCCTGAGAAGGTGGCCCGTGATCCTTGTGTCAGTGGATGGTTTGACGCGAAGGTGAATGGCATGCTGGACACCACGCCCATCACCCCTTGGAGCTTGTTCCATCGCGGCGCCCTCATCAACATCGTGGATGAGAAGGAGACATACGCTGACGCAGCTCTTGTCCTGGAGCACATACTGCGCCAGGAGGTGCGCGAGGGGACGCTGCGCCTGGTGGAGTATTACAACAGCGACGTGGACAAAGCAGGAAGAGACACGGAGAAGATTGCTAGAGAATTTGTCAAGATAGATGTCTCATCTGCCACCGCTGCTCCCGACAACCCGCGTCCCCAGGAGTCAGGTGCTGCACGCCGCTATCGTCACGCCCCAAG GCTCTTTGGCTGCTCCATCTGTTACGCCCACCTTCCGTCACGCCGCAGTCTGGAGAAGCACTTCCTGACACACGACGACAAGGACGACATTAAGCTGGCAGTGTGCGCAGCGTGTGGCTTTCCAGCGGCCCATACCACCATGTTGGAGTGGCACGTGTTCGTGTTCCACCAAGACGTCGGCAGAATGCTCGTCAGCCGTCGCTGGCAGCGTCTCCGTCACAAGGACCACAGCGGATGCTCGTTTTGCTGTAACCCGGACTCTGGCGTGCCGGAcgccgcctgcctgccttcctttctgTAG
- the LOC135100294 gene encoding uncharacterized protein LOC135100294 has protein sequence MRPKSVHKETCFSPDLIISSQLWLGKGETTMISPVDSGPAAIESLVTPPSTNTRHSPTACDAEVFKPTMSEQPASLRPHPNEDAAVGSKTRRRRRGKRAGRGPSQDTADTPAHQEPYNSLSSEGTATPSPQGSCNSLPESLSPEVTATSSPEEPYDPLRDVEPPETIPRYASEMWRSQMPEKVARDPFVSGWFDAKVNGMLDTTPITPWSLFHRGALINIVDEKETYADAALVLEHILRLEVREGTLRLVEYYNSDVDKAGRDTEKIAREFVKIDVSSATAAPDNPRPQESGAARRYRHAPRLFGCSICYAHLPSRRSLEKHFLTHDDKDDIKLAVCAACGFPAAHTTMLEWHVFVFHQDVGRMLVSRRWQRLRHKDHSGCSFCWNPDSGVPDVTSLPSQKTLLPAKPAGLPPE, from the exons ATGCGGCCTAAGTCTGTTCACAAGGAGACATGCTTCTCGCCAGACCTCATTATCTCCTCTCAACTGTGGCTGGGTAAAGGTGAGACGACAATGATCTCTCCTGTTGACTCTGGACCTGCAGCCATCGAGAGTCTGGTGACGCCGCCATCAACGAACACTCGTCACTCTCCGACTGCGTGTGACGCTGAAGTCTTCAAACCAACGATGTCAGAACAACCTGCCTCCTTGCGCCCTCACCCGAACGAAGACGCAGCTGTTGGAAGCAAGACACGGAGGAGGCGCCGAGGCAAGCGAGCTGGACGAGGCCCGTCCCAGGACACAGCTGACACACCCGCACACCAGGAGCCGTACAACTCGCTGTCCTCGGAGGGCACCGCCACACCCTCTCCCCAAGGGTCATGCAACTCGCTGCCAGAGTCGCTGTCTCCAGAGGTCACTGCCACATCCAGCCCCGAGGAGCCGTATGACCCACTGCGAGATGTGGAACCTCCAGAGACCATCCCTAGATATGCCTCGGAAATGTGGCGAAGTCAGATGCCTGAGAAGGTGGCCCGTGATCCTTTTGTCAGTGGATGGTTTGACGCGAAGGTGAATGGCATGCTGGACACCACGCCCATCACCCCTTGGAGCTTGTTCCATCGCGGCGCCCTCATCAACATCGTGGATGAGAAGGAGACATACGCTGACGCAGCTCTTGTCCTGGAGCACATACTGCGCCTGGAGGTGCGCGAGGGGACGCTGCGCCTGGTGGAGTATTACAACAGCGACGTGGACAAAGCAGGAAGAGACACGGAGAAGATTGCTAGAGAATTTGTCAAGATAGATGTCTCATCTGCCACCGCTGCTCCCGACAACCCGCGTCCCCAGGAGTCAGGTGCTGCACGTCGCTATCGTCATGCCCCAAG GCTCTTTGGCTGCTCCATCTGTTACGCCCACCTTCCGTCACGCCGCAGTCTGGAGAAGCACTTCCTGACACACGACGACAAGGACGACATTAAGCTGGCAGTGTGCGCAGCGTGTGGCTTTCCAGCGGCCCATACCACCATGTTGGAGTGGCACGTGTTCGTGTTCCACCAAGACGTCGGCAGAATGCTCGTCAGCCGTCGCTGGCAGCGTCTCCGTCACAAGGACCACAGCGGATGCTCGTTTTGCTGGAACCCGGACTCTGGCGTGCCGGACGTCACGAGCCTGCCTTCCCAGAAGACTTTACTTCCTGCAAAGCCTGCTGGTCTCCCGCCCgagtga